From a region of the Corallococcus coralloides DSM 2259 genome:
- the eutB gene encoding ethanolamine ammonia-lyase subunit EutB, with protein MSVCLPDVLPHEDVIDYVQRLSGGFDARLYQQVLGAANAFKEGDEAIGVAAADEDSRRNARTLLSRTQLDELHAHPPFEDRLYVFNLEAWDAARWKRVADWTLGQLKAFLLTAPVPQVHDVLDGLPSDVIACVVKLMSDAELKTVGGRIFHPLPGSRVGAKGYLSARLQPNSPTDHPEDIRWQVFNGWSFAVGDVVLGTNPVSSDVASVAAVESALHDVLVTFGLEEVMPHCVLSHIDVQAQVEAMRPGTTGIWFQSLGGNEAANRTFDVTLEKMVAHAAARTGKWGLYFETGQGADATNGHHFGTDMLIHESRKYGFARALKRRVALAQSGAGRDAAPWVHVNDVAGFIGPEVFRTREQLVRCCLEDIVMGKLHGLTLGLDVCSTLHMDVTLDDLGWCQEQLAEAGPAYLMALPTRNDPMLSYLTTSFQDHVRLRERYGLKVDDRMWAFFQSLGVINADGRPTKHFGDPAHVYVHYRRAKGDTRTDAELRAEAEAKMAEVRARGVPLAVGHGEAPWTLEPALEREVRGLYDDGKVGLWSELSDAAVESIPGAVRLKTRSLDRRDYILHPPSGESLDEASEATVRALRERHAGRYDAQVVVSDGLDPRSLMDEGHLAPFLTRLRAELEATGWRVAPEVLVVKHGRVRAGYQVGHLLFGAEGDLRPRALVHVIGERPGSGHHAFSAYLTAPDSDTWAKPGAVDHDRTRLIAGISDTSVRPEDAAVESARILGETRTSNTPMVSGVA; from the coding sequence ATGAGCGTCTGTCTCCCCGACGTCCTCCCCCACGAAGATGTCATCGACTACGTGCAGCGCCTGAGCGGCGGCTTCGACGCGCGCCTGTATCAACAGGTGTTGGGCGCGGCGAATGCGTTCAAGGAAGGCGACGAGGCCATCGGCGTCGCGGCGGCGGATGAGGACTCTCGGCGCAACGCGCGGACCCTGCTGTCGCGCACGCAGCTGGATGAGCTGCACGCGCATCCTCCGTTCGAGGACCGGCTGTATGTCTTCAACCTGGAGGCGTGGGACGCGGCGCGCTGGAAGCGCGTGGCGGACTGGACGCTGGGCCAGCTCAAGGCCTTCCTGCTCACCGCGCCGGTGCCCCAGGTGCATGACGTCCTGGACGGGCTGCCCAGTGACGTCATCGCGTGCGTCGTGAAGCTGATGAGCGACGCGGAGCTGAAGACCGTTGGTGGGCGCATCTTCCACCCGCTGCCCGGCAGCCGCGTGGGCGCGAAGGGCTATCTGAGCGCACGCTTGCAGCCCAACTCCCCCACGGATCATCCAGAGGACATCCGCTGGCAGGTGTTCAACGGGTGGTCCTTCGCGGTGGGCGACGTGGTGCTGGGGACCAACCCGGTGTCGTCGGACGTGGCGTCGGTGGCCGCGGTGGAGTCCGCGCTGCACGACGTGCTGGTGACGTTCGGGTTGGAGGAGGTGATGCCCCACTGCGTGCTCTCGCACATCGACGTGCAGGCGCAGGTGGAGGCGATGCGGCCGGGCACCACGGGCATCTGGTTCCAGAGCCTGGGTGGGAACGAAGCGGCCAACCGCACCTTCGACGTGACGCTGGAGAAGATGGTGGCGCACGCGGCGGCGCGTACCGGCAAGTGGGGCCTGTACTTCGAGACGGGGCAGGGCGCGGACGCGACGAACGGGCACCACTTCGGCACGGACATGCTCATCCACGAGTCGCGCAAGTATGGCTTCGCGCGGGCCCTGAAGCGCCGGGTGGCCCTGGCACAGTCGGGCGCGGGGCGGGACGCGGCGCCGTGGGTGCACGTCAACGACGTGGCGGGCTTCATTGGCCCGGAGGTCTTCCGCACGCGCGAGCAGCTGGTGCGCTGCTGCCTGGAAGACATCGTGATGGGCAAGCTGCACGGCCTCACGCTGGGCCTGGACGTGTGCTCCACGCTGCACATGGACGTCACGCTGGATGACCTGGGCTGGTGCCAGGAGCAGCTCGCGGAGGCTGGGCCCGCGTACCTGATGGCGCTGCCCACTCGGAATGATCCGATGCTCAGCTACCTCACGACGTCCTTCCAGGACCACGTGCGGCTGCGCGAGCGGTACGGCTTGAAGGTGGACGACCGGATGTGGGCCTTCTTCCAGAGCCTGGGCGTCATCAACGCCGATGGCCGGCCCACGAAGCACTTCGGCGACCCTGCCCATGTCTACGTGCACTACCGCCGGGCCAAGGGCGACACGCGGACGGACGCGGAGCTGCGCGCGGAGGCGGAAGCGAAGATGGCGGAGGTGCGCGCCCGGGGCGTGCCGCTGGCGGTGGGGCACGGAGAGGCGCCCTGGACGTTGGAGCCCGCGCTGGAGCGGGAGGTGCGCGGCCTCTACGACGACGGCAAGGTGGGGCTGTGGTCGGAGCTGTCCGACGCGGCCGTGGAGTCCATCCCGGGCGCGGTACGGCTCAAGACGCGCTCCCTGGACCGGCGCGACTACATCCTGCACCCGCCGTCCGGCGAATCGCTGGACGAGGCCTCGGAGGCGACGGTGCGCGCGCTGCGCGAGCGGCACGCGGGCCGGTACGACGCGCAGGTGGTCGTGTCGGACGGGCTGGACCCCCGGTCGTTGATGGACGAGGGGCACCTGGCGCCGTTCCTGACGCGGCTGCGCGCGGAGCTGGAGGCGACAGGCTGGAGGGTGGCGCCGGAGGTGCTGGTGGTGAAGCACGGCCGCGTGCGCGCGGGCTACCAGGTGGGCCACCTGCTGTTTGGCGCGGAAGGGGACCTGCGGCCGCGCGCCCTGGTGCATGTGATTGGCGAGCGCCCCGGCTCCGGGCACCACGCGTTCTCCGCGTACCTCACCGCTCCGGACTCGGACACCTGGGCGAAGCCGGGCGCGGTGGACCACGACCGCACCCGGCTCATCGCCGGAATCTCAGACACCAGCGTCCGGCCGGAGGACGCCGCCGTGGAGTCGGCGCGCATTCTCGGGGAGACGCGGACCTCGAACACTCCCATGGTGTCGGGAGTGGCCTAG